In the genome of Candidatus Cloacimonadota bacterium, the window GACTACCCACTTCATTTCTCCCGCTTTTTCCCAAAATATAAACTTCTTAACCGTCCTCCGACCCCATTGAAAACACTTGAGATGGCAAGAGATATCGCTCTGGATGTAGGACTTAAATATGTTTATATTGGAAATATTTCTACAGATGCCGAAGATACATACTGTCCGAAATGTGGTAAAAAGATAATAGACCGTTCAGGCTATTTCATTGAATCAATGAATATAAAAGATGGCAAATGCAAATTTTGTGGAGAAGAAATATATGGAGTATGGAAGTAGAATAATGAACAATGAATAATGAATAATGAAAAAATTCGAAAAGAAAGAATGAGTAATAAACAGTATTAGATTATAAGTGTATCACAAAAAAAATAGTGAATGAGAAAGAATTAATTTTATACTTTGTTTCCTCTCGCTTTTCAGTAAGTAATATTTACAAAAATTAAGGACATTCAAAAAATGTTACTCATGTATCATAAAATACATCCTTCAAAACTTAATATTCAACATTCATTATTCAATATTTGAACAATGTCAACTAAATATAAAAAATGTTATAGTGCAAGTGACCATCCTTGCAAATTCGATATAAAACTTGACAGAATCAATTTGCTTATGGGTTTTTGAATTTGTATATAAATTATTTATCTATCATATTTGTTTATTTCTGTAAATGAATAACTATTGAAATAGAGAGGATGTATGTTTACAAAGGCTGAACTAAAAAAAGCAGTAGTTCGGAAATTTTCAAAAGACACTCACATTAAAAGAATAATTATATTTGGTTCTTTTCTAACCTCAACTAAACCCAATGATATGGATATTGCTATTTTTAGTGACAGTAATGAGGATTACTTATCTCTTGCAATGAGATATAGAAAAAAATTGAGAGATATTGCCCTAAAAATCCCTTTAGATATTATTCCTATAAGATACAACTATAATTATGAAAATCAGTT includes:
- a CDS encoding nucleotidyltransferase domain-containing protein; protein product: MFTKAELKKAVVRKFSKDTHIKRIIIFGSFLTSTKPNDMDIAIFSDSNEDYLSLAMRYRKKLRDIALKIPLDIIPIRYNYNYENQFLDEINSGEIIYERRD